The Candidatus Beckwithbacteria bacterium sequence TATAATACGCAATAAATATATACATATTATTTATTTGAAAAATGGAAACACCTGAACATCTAGCACAAACACTAATACATAAAAAAGATATCGTATGTACTCAGTGTGAAGAACCGACCATCTATCCTTTAACTGGGGGGATTATTAATATCAACGAAGTTATCTGTTCTCCTTGTTTCGATTGTCAGCCAGTAGTTGCTAGTATTTACATTAATGCTCCAGAGAGAAGAGATAAGGAATTATTTATTAGGCAAATCCTTATGCAACAACCAGGAATACCTGTGCCAACGCTCCTAGATTCAGGAGATACTTTTATTGATGGTCAACTTATAACGTATATGGTGAAAGAACTTATTCCGGGTGATACCTTATATTCAGTTTTACATAACCGGTTACCTGAATTATCTAAGATTGATTTAGAATCTATTGCTCTGCAACTTGGAAATTATTTAGCTAGAATTCACCAATGTTATTTTCCTTGTTTTGGAGAAATTAATGGGGATCAGTTGTCTCCTAGGTCTGAATGGCGTGATGTTTTCTGGGAAAGATTTTTACGAAGAGCAAAATCAGTATCAAATCTTCCTTCGGACATTCAAGTTGGACCCTATCAAGCCATTGATATCCAAGTACTATTGCCTATCTTAATAAAAAAAGTGCAACAAGAAATTGGTATATTAGATTCAGTCACAACTCCAGTTTTAGTACATGGTGATTGCCATTTTCTCAATGTTATGGCTAATTCAACAAAGAAATGGGGTATATCTGCGATACTGGATATGGAAGATGCACATGCTGGTGATGCTGAAGTAGATTTGGCAATCATTGAGAGTCAACTTAATTTATCTCCTGAGTTTAGTACTGCATTTAAAACCGTATTGCCTGCTTTTCTTCACGGCTATAGTATGAAAAGGAGAATATCTCCTGAGTTTAAACAAAAAAGAAAACTTTATCATATTCCTTGGTCACTCTCTTATTTTGAGGCAGTCTTACAGATGGATACACAAATTCATCCAATAACTGAACAAATAATAGGATATATGCATCGTCACTACCAGGTACTTAAAGGAATATCGCAAGGATTAACACTAGAAGAAATAGGAGTTCCCTGTATAGTAGATAATGATTAAGTTACACTAACTATAATATATTCAAACTCCTTTTACACTCCCCTATATAATTTTTTCTGTGTGACACAATGAAAAAGCAGTGAGCTAGAAAAAGTTAATGTATTTTTGAAGAAATGATATAGTGTTTATATATTTAAATACTAAAAATATTTATTGTTATGAGAAAAATATCAACTGATCGGATTTTTGAATTTGAATTAGCTGCACTTAAATTACTTCAAGAGAATAATAATAGGCTACCATCTAGAGAAATCGTTAGAATTTTAGAAAATACACTTGAGTTGAACCAATATGAACCCTCCACGGACTAAAGTCCGTGGTTTCCTAAACATGTTATTGATCTTGTACATACTTAATCACAGAACTCAGATTCCTATGGCCAACAGTACCAACAAAGTACCCTTCAGACCAAAAGCTATTTGCCCAGACAGCTTCTTCCAAGCTTGGAAACAGTTCTCGCAGCTTTTTACTGGTACCACCTTTGATCAGCTGCATAATCCTACTCGGACTGTATGTGGGTTTGGCTCCAAGCAGCAGGTGTATATGGTCAGGTTGGATGTTAAGCTCCACAATCTCAAAGTTGTTAATCTGCGCACAAAAACGAATCATGCCATCCAAACGTTTTTTAATGTTTCCTACCAGTTTTCGCTTACGATACTTGGGTATAAAAGTAAAGTGATACGTAATATCATAGGCAGTGTGAGTAATATGTTTAATTTCCATATTCTCAAGTTTATCAAATTGCCAAAACATTCGTTTTTGTGCTTACAAGGATTGCATTCCTCCCACGCCCTTACAGGGCGGGGTTTCTTGCAATGTTTATGAACTCTGTTACCCAAGAAGATAGTCTCGGTTGTAGTCTTGCTTGTATTGCCCAGCTAACCCACAAATCCTATCAAGCAATTTTAAAATTAGTCGATCATCAAAAAGCTCAAACTCAGGGATTTTATTGTAAAGAATTAGTATCTATTCTATCTTACTTAGGCTATAACTATAACTATAAATACTTAAAACCAAGACTTAAAAAACTAATTTATACAAATGGGGTCATTGTCTTTATAAAACGTTCAAAAAAATATCCTAACGGACATTATTTAATTCGTGTTAATAAAACATGGATGGATCCCTGGATAAATTTTTCTGCTACCGCAAGGATTATCGATGCAACGGCAGGTTTTAGAAAACGGCTACCTGGAACTCCAATTTATGCTTTGTTCCCAAGGCAAATATTAGTTAGTGAACAAAAAAATACCTGCTGCTACAAAAGTAACAACAGGTAAATTTTATTTAATTTTTGATAATAAAATATAAATCTCTTTCTATATCAACTACATATGTATGCTAGACATATTGGATATGTCATGCATGCTGTAGATATATTCCAAAACTTGTTCAACTGTAGCTAAAGCCTTAGTAATAGCTAGCAGTGGGTCTTTGGCATAAAGGCTAATGTATTTCCAACTACTGCCTGAATGGTCTTCATATCCATAAAGATTAGTTAAGACTGCAGCTGTAAATTCAGCTACCACTTCCTGATCAACATTTTGCCCAGCTGTCAATTTGCCTTTTATCCGGGCATGGATAGCATGAGCTAGTTCGTGGAAAAAGACTGAGGGGTCAAAACTAGCTAAACGGATCCTTGTCCCATCAGTAGTACAATCTCCATACCTATCTTCTATGGTAGGGGTATAACTAACGTTAATCTTTAGTTTTTCAGCCAGATCCATAAGCGGGGGTAATTTGGCAGGAGTGTATAGAGAAATAGGAGTTTCCCCTTTGGTAGCAGAGGCTGGAAAAACCGGTACTGGATAAAAACCTATACAAGTATATTCTTCCCGATCAGCTTCTCCATCAATATCTTTGACCATATGTGGTCTGATGATATATACAGCCTTACTACCTTTCTGGACAAATCTACCTGCCTTTTGCCATTGTCTAAAACCTCTGCAATCTAATTCTTCAGCCTGGATATAGGCTAGAACCCGGTTACTTAAGCTCCAGTTTCGAGCTGGAGCTTGGGGATCTAACCGAATCCTGACGGTATTAGTAATGGGAGATAAATCTCCATTCTTAAACTTCTCGACCACCTGATCGAGACTTTGTTTAACCTTAGGAGAGAATTTCATAAACCCTATCCTCCTTCTCTACTGCAGGAATAGTAATTAAGCACCAAGCTTGCAGCTAGCTCACTGCTCAACCATTCCTACTACACACGAAGTCAAGGTGCGGCATTTGTGTCCTGATTTTTTGAAGGATGCAGATGCTGTGCCTTGACCGTGTGACACAATAGAAAAGCAGTGAGCTAAGAGACTATATTTTTATTATTAGTTGAGGAAATATAACTTTGGATATAGAATTATAGGGATTATGCCAATCTTTAAAGTCAACAAACAAAAGCTGGAATCAATTAAGGAAGTTAAAATTGATTTGGAAAAAGACATACAAACTCTTACGGAAAATAATCTGACTACTATTTTTAATCTTCAATTTGTTTGTTCTGAATTTACTCATAATAACTTACGTATTGATACTTTGGCTTACGATCAAGAAACTCAATCCTTTGTGATTATTGAATATAAAAAAGATCGAAGTTTTTCTGTTATTGATCAAGGCTATGCTTATTTAGCTTTAATGCTAAATAATAAAGCTGACTTTATTTTGGAATACAATGAAAAGACTAATCAAAATCTTAAGCGAGAGAATATAGATTGGTCACAATCACGGGTTATCTTTATCGCTAATTCTTTTACCAAATATCAACAGCAGGCTATTAACTTTCAAGATTTACCAATTGAACTTTGGGAAGTTAAAAAATACAGCAATAACACTTTTTTATATAACCAACTTCAATCACCCCAAGCTTCAGAATCGATTAAGACAATTAGTAAAAATAAAACCATAAGCAAAGTTTCACAAGAGGTTAAAAAGTATACAATTAGCGATCTTTTTAAAGTAGATTGGAGAAACTCAAGAGATTTATTTGAATCTTTAAGACCTAGAATTCTAGAAATAGATGAAAGAATTGAAGAAAAATTTAATAAATTTTATGTAGGATACAAAATTGGGTCATATAATCTTTGTACGTTAAATGTTTATAAATCTAAACTGGAGTTAGACTTGGTAAGAGTTGATAAAAAAGATCTAAATGATCCAGAGAATAAAATAAAACTACGACCATGGAAAGAAAATAATTGGGGTAAGTTATGTAGATATACTATCCTATCTAAAAATGACTTCGATTATGCTATGTTTTTAATTAAACAAGTATATGAAAAGTTTTATAAGGAGTAGCCATGTTCGAACAAGCCTTCAAAAATATTGATGATGTTTTATGGAAAGATGCAGGAGTGAGTAACGAGCTTGATTATATCGAGCAAACCTCCTGGATTTTGTTTTTAAAATATTTGGATGATTATGAAAAAGATAAAAAAACTGAAGCTGCCTTGGCTGGGAAGCAATATCGATTTTTAATTGATGAAGCATTTCGTTGGGAATCTTGGGCTTGTCCAAAAACTCAAGATGGTAAACTGGATCACAATCAGGCTTTATCTGGTGATGACCTTAGAGACTTTGTTGACCGTCAACTGTTCCCCTATCTCAAAAAATTTAGAGAAAAAGCTGAAAGCCCAGATACAATCGAATATAAAATCGGAGAAATATTTTCCCAGCTGCGAAACAAAATTCAAAGTGGCTATACCCTAAGAAATGTCTTAGACATTATCGACCAGATGAAATTCCGCTCCCAGCAGGAAAAATATGAACTGTCGCATCTTTATGAAGCCAAAATCCAAAATATGGGTAATGCCGGCCGTAATGGTGGCGAGTACTACACACCAAGACCACTGATTAAAACTATTGTCAAAGTAGTTGATCCGCAGATTGGAGATCAAGTTTATGACGGGGCGGTTGGTTCGGCCGGATTTTTGATCGAGGCGTTTGAGTATATGCGCAACTTGCGGCCACTGTCGACCAATGACGTCACAACTTTGCAAAAGCAAACCTTTTTTGGTAAAGAGAAAAAATCGCTGGCGTATATCATCGGGATTATGAATATGATCCTGCATGGCATTGATGCCCCCAATATTTTGCATACCAACACCCTTTCTGAAAATATTTTGGATATCCAGGAAAAAGACCGCTTTGATGTGGTGCTGACCAATCCCCCATTTGGCGGCAAAGAACGCAAAGAAGTCCAGCAGAATTTCCCGATCAAAACCAGTGAAACCGCCTTTTTATTTCTGCAACATTTTATAAAATCTCTAAAAGCAGGAGGTAAAGCCGGGATTGTAATTAAAAATACTTTTCTGTCCAATACCGACAATGCTTCCATTTCCCTGCGCAAACTGCTTTTAGAAAACTGCAACCTGCATACGATTTTGGATTTGCCAGGCGGCGTTTTTACCGGAGCTGGAGTCAAAACCGTAGTCTTATTTTTCCAAAAAGGTTCAGCAACCCAGAAGGTTTGGTTTTACCAGCTTAACCTTGACCGCAACTTAGGCAAAACCAATCCGATCAATGAAAATGATTTGGCAGAATTTTTGACTTTGCAAAAAGACAAAGCTGATAGCCGAAATTCCTGGACAGTAGATATTAAAGACGTAGACGAAAAAACCTATGATCTGTCAGTCAAAAATCCAAATAAAAATGATGAGGTGGTGTTGCGCGAGCCGAATGAGATTTTGGAAGAGATGGAAAAGTTAGACTTAGAAAATAAAAATATAATGTTGGAAATTAAAAACTTACTATAGTTCTATGAGAATACAAACGATAAGTATTGCAAATTATCCTCCAATTAAAAATTTAAAAATAGAGAACTTAAGTAATGTTGTAATTATTGCTGGAGCGAATGGTTCAGGTAAAACAAGACTGAAAGAGGCTATTATTCAAACTTTTCAAGGTAGTCCTCAAATGTCGCTAGAGATTCGAGCCACTAAAGATGAAGAAAAACAGAGATTTAATGATGATTCAATTAATGTGATTCAGGGACAGTCAAATCAAATATTAAATCAATACATGCAAAGTCGTAGTTTTGGTCGGGGTAAATATGTTGGATCATTAGTTCAGATTGATTCTGATAGAAATATTACAACTACAAAATATAACAAAATAAATTATCAAACCTCTGATCCAGATGACCAAGATTCACCAAGCACGTTTTATTGTCAAAATTTTGCAAATAGATGGCAAGATTTTATGAATTATATTCATCAAAAAGTGGCTGCATATAATACAAAATTAGCTGAGGAAGTAAAAAACAACCAAGAAAAAAAGGGACGCGAAATATTACTAAAATTGCCACATCCACTAGATAAATACAAAGCTATATTCAAGAAACTACTACAAGATAAAGAATTACAAGACATAGACCCAGCTAATCCAGGCGAATTTAAATACAAAACTGATGAGGGAATAATACTGCCTTTCAAGGCATTAAGTTCTGGTGAACAGGAAATTATCAAAATAATATTTGATATTGAAAGGAAAGATATTAAACATTCAGTTATTCTTGTTGATGAACCTGAATTACATTTACACCCTACCCTTACTTTCAAATTAATAGAAAATTTGAAGACAATTGGCGAACAAACAAATCAGTTTATATTTCTCACTCATTCTGCAGATATTATTTCAACTTATTATTCGACCGGAGATGTATATTTTATTGATGCAGAACAAACTGGACAAAACCAGGCTCATAAATTAAGTGAGCTTGATCATAGTCATAAAACATTAGTAAAACTTATAGGCGAAAATCTAGGTTTATTTGCTGTAGGCAAAAAACTTATTTTTATTGAAGGAGATAGTTCAAGTATTGATCGAATGACTTACCATTCTATAGCCCAAAAATATCTTCCTGATGCTAA is a genomic window containing:
- the tnpA gene encoding IS200/IS605 family transposase encodes the protein MEIKHITHTAYDITYHFTFIPKYRKRKLVGNIKKRLDGMIRFCAQINNFEIVELNIQPDHIHLLLGAKPTYSPSRIMQLIKGGTSKKLRELFPSLEEAVWANSFWSEGYFVGTVGHRNLSSVIKYVQDQ
- a CDS encoding aminoglycoside phosphotransferase family protein produces the protein METPEHLAQTLIHKKDIVCTQCEEPTIYPLTGGIININEVICSPCFDCQPVVASIYINAPERRDKELFIRQILMQQPGIPVPTLLDSGDTFIDGQLITYMVKELIPGDTLYSVLHNRLPELSKIDLESIALQLGNYLARIHQCYFPCFGEINGDQLSPRSEWRDVFWERFLRRAKSVSNLPSDIQVGPYQAIDIQVLLPILIKKVQQEIGILDSVTTPVLVHGDCHFLNVMANSTKKWGISAILDMEDAHAGDAEVDLAIIESQLNLSPEFSTAFKTVLPAFLHGYSMKRRISPEFKQKRKLYHIPWSLSYFEAVLQMDTQIHPITEQIIGYMHRHYQVLKGISQGLTLEEIGVPCIVDND
- a CDS encoding N-6 DNA methylase, which encodes MFEQAFKNIDDVLWKDAGVSNELDYIEQTSWILFLKYLDDYEKDKKTEAALAGKQYRFLIDEAFRWESWACPKTQDGKLDHNQALSGDDLRDFVDRQLFPYLKKFREKAESPDTIEYKIGEIFSQLRNKIQSGYTLRNVLDIIDQMKFRSQQEKYELSHLYEAKIQNMGNAGRNGGEYYTPRPLIKTIVKVVDPQIGDQVYDGAVGSAGFLIEAFEYMRNLRPLSTNDVTTLQKQTFFGKEKKSLAYIIGIMNMILHGIDAPNILHTNTLSENILDIQEKDRFDVVLTNPPFGGKERKEVQQNFPIKTSETAFLFLQHFIKSLKAGGKAGIVIKNTFLSNTDNASISLRKLLLENCNLHTILDLPGGVFTGAGVKTVVLFFQKGSATQKVWFYQLNLDRNLGKTNPINENDLAEFLTLQKDKADSRNSWTVDIKDVDEKTYDLSVKNPNKNDEVVLREPNEILEEMEKLDLENKNIMLEIKNLL
- a CDS encoding ArdC family protein yields the protein MKFSPKVKQSLDQVVEKFKNGDLSPITNTVRIRLDPQAPARNWSLSNRVLAYIQAEELDCRGFRQWQKAGRFVQKGSKAVYIIRPHMVKDIDGEADREEYTCIGFYPVPVFPASATKGETPISLYTPAKLPPLMDLAEKLKINVSYTPTIEDRYGDCTTDGTRIRLASFDPSVFFHELAHAIHARIKGKLTAGQNVDQEVVAEFTAAVLTNLYGYEDHSGSSWKYISLYAKDPLLAITKALATVEQVLEYIYSMHDISNMSSIHM
- a CDS encoding AAA family ATPase: MRIQTISIANYPPIKNLKIENLSNVVIIAGANGSGKTRLKEAIIQTFQGSPQMSLEIRATKDEEKQRFNDDSINVIQGQSNQILNQYMQSRSFGRGKYVGSLVQIDSDRNITTTKYNKINYQTSDPDDQDSPSTFYCQNFANRWQDFMNYIHQKVAAYNTKLAEEVKNNQEKKGREILLKLPHPLDKYKAIFKKLLQDKELQDIDPANPGEFKYKTDEGIILPFKALSSGEQEIIKIIFDIERKDIKHSVILVDEPELHLHPTLTFKLIENLKTIGEQTNQFIFLTHSADIISTYYSTGDVYFIDAEQTGQNQAHKLSELDHSHKTLVKLIGENLGLFAVGKKLIFIEGDSSSIDRMTYHSIAQKYLPDAKVIPIGSVESIGTLNIIEEQIRNAIFGIDFYMIRDRDGLANDQINELEKSGKLKCLKRRHIENYFFDEGTLFKVAERLCLTTINPQITPTYIISELKKIASKMFNLNLLQSIKDYLVLNHNLDIPTVRNIDKKSSEEIKIEMISGVKQSLSKINIDLSEVKLDQWITTEKLKLERSLQADEWIIDFRGKEIFSVFCSNVFHDDVLKIRQAYVDIALQEKPNIFKDIIDIYQSFN